Within the Maribacter sp. BPC-D8 genome, the region GTAAATCATAAGCATAACCAACTCTAAAATCTCTAGACACTTGGTAGTCCATCATAGCACCAAAGTTTGATGCATCGTTTACACGGTAAGAAGTGCCAATCCAAAACTTTTCGTTGAATAAAAAGTTAATAGTAAAATCATACGTTGCCGGGGCACCATTGGTGAATTTTGTAATAACGGTAGGCTTGAATTTTGTGGTTTCAGAAAGGTCAAATACCATACCACCAATAGCGTAGTAACTATTACGCTCAATAGCTTCAAACTCACCATCGTTTAAATCTGTATTTAATATTCTAGGAGAGGAAATACCTGCATACCATCTGTTGGAACCAATATAAAAACCAGCACCAAAGTTTGGATTTATGTTGTTGAAATTAGCATTGAAGAACTGATCGTTAGGATCAGGATTTTCAAGATTGTAGCTAGTGAAACCACCTTTTAGACCAAAACGCATATTAA harbors:
- a CDS encoding type IX secretion system membrane protein PorP/SprF produces the protein MKKANLLLAILLITGAFVSAQQLPQFTQYMYNTISVNPAYAGSRETLNATILHRNQWAGLEGNPRTSTLSIHSPMKNERVGIGVSYINDKLGFESTNYFYGDFSYTVPVNQKVNMRFGLKGGFTSYNLENPDPNDQFFNANFNNINPNFGAGFYIGSNRWYAGISSPRILNTDLNDGEFEAIERNSYYAIGGMVFDLSETTKFKPTVITKFTNGAPATYDFTINFLFNEKFWIGTSYRVNDASNFGAMMDYQVSRDFRVGYAYDLPTSAVRPYTGGTHEVILIYELFKKVLGPVKSPRYF